The Nerophis lumbriciformis linkage group LG07, RoL_Nlum_v2.1, whole genome shotgun sequence genome window below encodes:
- the pigm gene encoding GPI mannosyltransferase 1 isoform X1: METLLFKMTEKRFLFTASVVIRLALVAYGDFHDRTMVVKYTDIDYHVFTDAARFITKGESPYNRSTYRYTPLLAWMLTPNIYINFMFGKLLFILCDLLSGLLIYAILSLRGLRSETARQMCSLWLLNPLPMGVSSRGNAESILAALVLGTLLCMEGGRIVWAALLYGLSVHMKIYPVTYALPILLSLRSSQRRSEEQQKWWKRLFGSLGRFFNRELFLFASVAGGIFCVLTALFYHMYGWTFLHETYLYHLTRRDIRHNFSPYFYMLYLTVDNRWSQCLGLVAFLPQLTLLLVTSWSFHRDLAFCCFLHTAIFVTFNKVCTSQYFLWYLSLLPLVIPHLSLSVKQGVGLLLLWFAGQAAWLAPAYFLEFEGYNTFVFIWLSGLFFLTVNCIILIQIIVHYNNNQVNKKITKLI, from the exons ATGGAGACGCTATTATTTAAAATGACAGAAAAACGTTTTCTTTTCACGGCTTCTGTTGTTATACGCCTCGCCTTGGTCGCCTATGGAGACTTCCATGACAGGACTATGGTAGTAAAGTACACTGATATTGACTATCATGTGTTCACGGATGCTGCAAGATTCATCACGAAG GGTGAGTCTCCGTACAACAGATCTACATATCGTTACACACCTCTACTAGCCTGGATGCTAACTCCCAACATTTACATCAACTTCATGTTTGGCAAGCTGCTCTTCATCCTGTGTGACCTTCTGTCTGGCCTGCTGATCTACGCCATCCTGAGCCTGCGAGGTCTGCGTTCAGAG ACAGCACGACAAATGTGTTCCCTGTGGCTTCTCAACCCTCTGCCTATGGGAGTGTCCAGTCGTGGAAATGCAGAGTCCATCCTGGCTGCTTTGGTGCTGGGGACACTGCTTTGTATGGAgg GTGGCCGCATAGTGTGGGCGGCGCTACTGTATGGGCTGTCAGTTCATATGAAAATCTATCCTGTCACGTACGCTCTTCCCATTCTTCTGAGTCTTCGCTCGTCACAAAGAAGATCTGAGGAACAACAAAAATGGTGGAAAAGATTGTTTGGCTCGTTGGGACGTTTCTTCAACAGAGAATTGTTCCTCTTTGCAAGTGTTGCTGGGGgcattttttgtgttttaacCGCACTTTTCTATCACAT GTATGGTTGGACGTTCCTCCATGAGACTTACTTGTACCATCTAACCAGAAGAGATATCAGACACAACTTCTCTCCTTACTTCTATATGCTCTACCTGACTGTAG ACAACAGGTGGAGTCAGTGTCTTGGCCTGGTGGCCTTCTTGCCTCAGTTGACCCTTCTGTTGGTGACATCATGGTCTTTTCACCGTGACCTTGCTTTTTGTTGTTTCCTGCACACTGCCATCTTTGTCACCTTCAACAAAGTCTGCACGTCACAG TACTTCCTGTGGTATCTGAGTTTGCTTCCTCTGGTCATCCCTCACCTGAGTCTTTCAGTCAAACAAGGAGTAGGACTGCTGCTCCTCTGGTTTGCAGGACAG GCTGCATGGTTGGCTCCAGCCTACTTCCTGGAGTTTGAGGGCtacaacacttttgtgtttaTTTGGCTTTCTGGATTGTTCTTTTTAACCGTGAACTGTATCATTCTCATACAGATTATTGTACACTACAACAACAATCAAGTCAACAAGAAGATAACAAAGTTGATATAA
- the pigm gene encoding GPI mannosyltransferase 1 isoform X2: MCSRMLQDSSRRLLFILCDLLSGLLIYAILSLRGLRSETARQMCSLWLLNPLPMGVSSRGNAESILAALVLGTLLCMEGGRIVWAALLYGLSVHMKIYPVTYALPILLSLRSSQRRSEEQQKWWKRLFGSLGRFFNRELFLFASVAGGIFCVLTALFYHMYGWTFLHETYLYHLTRRDIRHNFSPYFYMLYLTVDNRWSQCLGLVAFLPQLTLLLVTSWSFHRDLAFCCFLHTAIFVTFNKVCTSQYFLWYLSLLPLVIPHLSLSVKQGVGLLLLWFAGQAAWLAPAYFLEFEGYNTFVFIWLSGLFFLTVNCIILIQIIVHYNNNQVNKKITKLI; the protein is encoded by the exons ATGTGTTCACGGATGCTGCAAGATTCATCACGAAGG CTGCTCTTCATCCTGTGTGACCTTCTGTCTGGCCTGCTGATCTACGCCATCCTGAGCCTGCGAGGTCTGCGTTCAGAG ACAGCACGACAAATGTGTTCCCTGTGGCTTCTCAACCCTCTGCCTATGGGAGTGTCCAGTCGTGGAAATGCAGAGTCCATCCTGGCTGCTTTGGTGCTGGGGACACTGCTTTGTATGGAgg GTGGCCGCATAGTGTGGGCGGCGCTACTGTATGGGCTGTCAGTTCATATGAAAATCTATCCTGTCACGTACGCTCTTCCCATTCTTCTGAGTCTTCGCTCGTCACAAAGAAGATCTGAGGAACAACAAAAATGGTGGAAAAGATTGTTTGGCTCGTTGGGACGTTTCTTCAACAGAGAATTGTTCCTCTTTGCAAGTGTTGCTGGGGgcattttttgtgttttaacCGCACTTTTCTATCACAT GTATGGTTGGACGTTCCTCCATGAGACTTACTTGTACCATCTAACCAGAAGAGATATCAGACACAACTTCTCTCCTTACTTCTATATGCTCTACCTGACTGTAG ACAACAGGTGGAGTCAGTGTCTTGGCCTGGTGGCCTTCTTGCCTCAGTTGACCCTTCTGTTGGTGACATCATGGTCTTTTCACCGTGACCTTGCTTTTTGTTGTTTCCTGCACACTGCCATCTTTGTCACCTTCAACAAAGTCTGCACGTCACAG TACTTCCTGTGGTATCTGAGTTTGCTTCCTCTGGTCATCCCTCACCTGAGTCTTTCAGTCAAACAAGGAGTAGGACTGCTGCTCCTCTGGTTTGCAGGACAG GCTGCATGGTTGGCTCCAGCCTACTTCCTGGAGTTTGAGGGCtacaacacttttgtgtttaTTTGGCTTTCTGGATTGTTCTTTTTAACCGTGAACTGTATCATTCTCATACAGATTATTGTACACTACAACAACAATCAAGTCAACAAGAAGATAACAAAGTTGATATAA